One window from the genome of Spirosoma rhododendri encodes:
- a CDS encoding response regulator, giving the protein MYNKKDHYLPEEELYPVCYVVADDDPDELLLMRAALSQQQRPLPVREFVDGQYVVDYLLDNRESRNDEDVHWLLILDMHMPRLNGLETVKAIRQNHNWDTIPILLFTEEDNDSLIQEALASGANGCITKPERLDDYRQLFDKFFSPYLRNW; this is encoded by the coding sequence ATGTACAACAAGAAAGACCACTACCTACCCGAAGAAGAACTGTACCCTGTATGCTACGTGGTAGCCGATGACGACCCGGATGAGCTACTGCTGATGCGTGCGGCCCTGTCGCAGCAGCAACGCCCCCTACCCGTCCGGGAATTTGTTGATGGACAGTACGTTGTCGATTATTTACTCGATAATAGGGAGTCGCGGAACGACGAGGATGTACACTGGCTGCTGATCCTGGATATGCACATGCCCCGACTGAATGGTCTGGAGACTGTGAAAGCCATCCGTCAGAATCACAACTGGGACACGATCCCTATTCTGCTGTTTACGGAGGAAGACAACGATTCCCTTATCCAGGAAGCCCTCGCCAGCGGGGCTAACGGCTGCATCACCAAACCCGAACGGCTGGACGATTATCGGCAGTTGTTCGACAAGTTTTTCAGCCCTTACCTGCGCAATTGGTAA
- the eboC gene encoding UbiA-like protein EboC (EboC, a homolog the polyprenyltransferase UbiA, belongs to system of proteins involved in the trafficking of precursor metabolites to an extracytoplasmic compartment so that the biosynthesis of certain natural products, such as scytonemin, can be completed.) has translation MLKALLSLTRPANLVTAIADVLAGMAIAGYFATNSPAPAPIGWLALATVGLYGGGVVFNDVFDAELDAVERPERPIPSGVVSKGAAAGLGAGLYALGVITAFLVNNTAGLLALAIVVVSLVYDRFGKHHSLAGPLNMGLCRGLNLLLGVSILPDQLMPWLWVGIIPIIYIAAITMISRGEVHGGSPVVLRVAGLLYALVIGCVAALAQDRQQLGTAFPFLALFGYYIFPPLWQAVREPIGPNIGRAVKAGVLSLIVMNAAWVAAFASFPLAMLVFCLLPLSRLLAKVFAVT, from the coding sequence ATGCTCAAAGCATTGCTTTCGCTGACTCGTCCGGCCAACCTCGTCACCGCCATCGCCGACGTGCTGGCGGGTATGGCTATCGCGGGGTATTTCGCAACCAACAGTCCCGCCCCCGCCCCGATTGGCTGGCTGGCGCTTGCTACAGTTGGTCTGTACGGGGGGGGCGTCGTATTCAACGACGTGTTCGATGCCGAACTCGACGCTGTCGAGCGACCCGAACGACCCATTCCGAGTGGCGTCGTCAGCAAAGGCGCGGCTGCCGGGCTAGGGGCTGGGCTGTATGCGCTAGGTGTAATTACGGCGTTTCTGGTCAACAACACGGCGGGGTTGCTGGCGCTGGCTATCGTTGTCGTATCGCTTGTGTATGACCGGTTTGGCAAACATCATTCGCTGGCTGGCCCGCTGAACATGGGCTTGTGTCGGGGACTTAACCTGCTGCTGGGCGTCAGCATCCTGCCCGATCAACTGATGCCCTGGCTGTGGGTCGGTATCATTCCGATTATTTACATCGCGGCTATCACCATGATCAGTCGGGGCGAAGTACACGGCGGTAGTCCGGTGGTGCTGCGCGTGGCCGGATTACTCTACGCGCTGGTTATCGGCTGCGTGGCCGCGCTGGCGCAGGACCGGCAGCAACTCGGCACGGCTTTCCCGTTTCTGGCTCTGTTTGGCTATTATATTTTCCCTCCGCTCTGGCAGGCCGTCCGCGAACCGATTGGCCCCAACATTGGCCGGGCCGTGAAAGCCGGTGTGCTATCGCTGATTGTGATGAACGCGGCCTGGGTAGCGGCTTTTGCGTCGTTTCCGCTGGCTATGCTGGTGTTTTGTCTGCTGCCCTTATCGCGGTTGCTGGCTAAGGTCTTCGCTGTGACGTAG
- a CDS encoding TatD family hydrolase, with product MDFMDSIRGMSFFDMHVHMTSRTTDDYQAMADAGVVAMIEPAFWLGQPRTGVDSFRDYFASLVGWERFRASQFGIRHYCTIGLNSKEANQEELAEQVMEILPLFIYKEGVVGIGEIGFDDQTVSEEKYYRAQLDLAKEAGLPVQIHTPHRDKKQGTSRSMDIAIEHGIDPGMVIVDHNNEETVRETLDRGFWAGFTIYPFTKMGNERMVEIVKQYGPERIMINSAADWGISDPLAVPKTAALMKQHGISDEAIRLVTFTNAVTAFAQSGQLSLDELSQPLGIDQSQRFNGSSVLRGGQAPRVDKESTIIR from the coding sequence TGACCTCCCGCACTACCGACGACTATCAGGCGATGGCCGACGCGGGCGTGGTGGCGATGATTGAACCGGCGTTCTGGCTGGGGCAGCCCCGCACCGGCGTCGACTCGTTCCGCGATTACTTTGCCAGCCTCGTGGGGTGGGAGCGGTTCCGGGCGTCGCAGTTCGGTATCCGGCACTACTGCACCATCGGCCTGAACTCGAAAGAAGCCAATCAGGAAGAGCTGGCCGAGCAGGTGATGGAGATTCTACCGCTGTTTATTTACAAAGAAGGCGTCGTTGGCATCGGTGAAATCGGTTTCGACGATCAGACGGTCTCCGAAGAAAAATACTACCGCGCCCAGCTCGATCTGGCGAAAGAAGCGGGCCTGCCGGTGCAGATTCACACGCCCCACCGCGACAAAAAACAGGGCACAAGCCGGAGTATGGACATCGCCATCGAGCACGGTATCGACCCCGGCATGGTGATCGTTGACCACAACAACGAAGAAACGGTTCGCGAAACGCTGGACCGGGGCTTCTGGGCGGGCTTTACTATCTATCCGTTCACCAAAATGGGCAACGAGCGGATGGTCGAGATCGTGAAGCAGTACGGCCCCGAACGTATCATGATCAACTCCGCTGCCGACTGGGGCATCAGCGACCCGCTGGCCGTCCCGAAAACGGCTGCGCTGATGAAGCAGCACGGCATTTCCGACGAAGCTATCCGGCTCGTCACGTTTACTAACGCCGTTACGGCTTTCGCCCAGAGCGGGCAGCTAAGTCTGGACGAGCTGAGCCAGCCGCTGGGCATTGATCAAAGTCAGCGGTTCAACGGCAGTTCGGTGCTGCGTGGTGGGCAGGCTCCCCGCGTCGATAAGGAATCGACCATTATCCGGTAG
- a CDS encoding lipase family protein, producing the protein MKNGLLVLLACLSLTHIAQAQKLKPGFDKAEYVELLSVFAKQVDTLPANTPIPKPQRFARLYRSPIVGLDNRWELWSSPDSVGVISIRGTTLNPVGWLENFYAAMVPAKGNIVMTNDYKFDYQLANDPRAAVHIGWLIGTAFLAQDIMPRLDSCVRKGITNFYVMGHSQGGAIAYLMTAHLKQLQRSGKIPASVQFKTYCSAAPKPGNLQFAYEYEAMAVGGWSFNVVNAADWVPEMPITIQTLDDFNPVNPFANAPALIKKQKFPKNLALRYVFNRLSKPAQKASKVYRKYLGEYASRYVKTNLKEYVPPTFHQSSDYVRTGTIISLVPDEAYYKKYPQEREKIFTNHLLPPYFDLVRLLP; encoded by the coding sequence ATGAAAAACGGACTGTTGGTGCTCCTTGCCTGCCTGAGTTTGACCCACATCGCACAGGCGCAGAAATTGAAACCCGGCTTCGACAAAGCTGAATACGTTGAACTGCTAAGCGTATTCGCCAAACAGGTCGATACGCTGCCCGCCAACACGCCGATACCGAAGCCGCAGCGCTTCGCCCGGCTGTACCGTTCACCCATCGTGGGGCTGGATAACCGCTGGGAACTCTGGTCCAGCCCCGATTCAGTGGGCGTCATCAGCATCCGGGGTACAACGCTGAATCCGGTGGGCTGGCTCGAAAATTTCTACGCGGCTATGGTGCCCGCCAAAGGAAATATCGTGATGACCAACGATTACAAGTTCGATTACCAGCTGGCCAATGATCCCCGCGCGGCCGTACACATTGGCTGGCTGATCGGCACGGCGTTTCTGGCGCAGGACATCATGCCCCGGCTCGATTCCTGCGTACGGAAAGGGATCACTAATTTCTACGTGATGGGCCACAGTCAGGGCGGGGCTATTGCGTATCTGATGACGGCGCACCTGAAGCAGCTACAGCGGTCGGGGAAAATTCCGGCGTCGGTTCAGTTCAAAACCTATTGCAGTGCCGCGCCCAAACCGGGCAACCTACAGTTTGCCTACGAATACGAAGCGATGGCGGTCGGCGGGTGGTCGTTCAACGTGGTCAACGCGGCCGACTGGGTGCCGGAGATGCCGATTACGATTCAGACGCTCGACGATTTCAACCCGGTCAATCCGTTTGCGAATGCGCCTGCACTGATCAAAAAGCAGAAGTTTCCAAAAAATCTGGCCTTGCGGTACGTGTTTAACCGGCTGTCGAAACCGGCGCAGAAAGCAAGTAAAGTCTATCGAAAATACCTGGGTGAGTACGCCAGTCGGTATGTCAAAACCAACCTGAAAGAGTACGTGCCGCCGACGTTTCATCAGTCGAGCGACTACGTCCGTACCGGCACGATCATATCGCTTGTTCCCGACGAAGCCTACTATAAAAAGTACCCGCAGGAACGCGAGAAGATATTCACCAATCATCTGCTGCCGCCGTACTTCGATCTGGTGCGTCTGCTACCCTGA
- a CDS encoding response regulator: MNSHCELSYVVVDDDEDDRLLMRLALEQSQRTLPVLEFSDGQELIDYLSQDTSARPDEDMHWLVIMDVNMPRMNGLDALQTLRQDPHWAKLPVLMLSTADDDVTRQLSLEKGANGYLVKPTSMQDYGPLFDRHFAPWLAVDSSQWPDYSSQADQSL, encoded by the coding sequence ATGAATAGTCATTGTGAACTATCCTACGTGGTGGTCGATGATGATGAGGACGACCGCCTGTTGATGCGCCTTGCCCTCGAGCAGTCACAGCGCACACTACCCGTGCTTGAATTTTCTGACGGTCAGGAATTGATTGACTACCTGTCGCAGGATACCAGTGCCCGCCCCGACGAAGACATGCACTGGCTGGTTATTATGGACGTAAACATGCCCCGCATGAACGGACTCGATGCCCTGCAAACGCTTCGGCAGGACCCTCACTGGGCCAAGTTGCCTGTGCTGATGCTGTCGACAGCCGACGACGACGTCACGCGGCAGTTATCACTGGAAAAAGGGGCCAACGGCTATCTGGTCAAGCCGACATCGATGCAGGACTATGGGCCGCTTTTCGATCGACACTTTGCGCCCTGGCTGGCCGTCGATTCCAGTCAGTGGCCTGATTACAGCAGTCAGGCGGACCAATCGTTATAA
- a CDS encoding 5'-methylthioadenosine/adenosylhomocysteine nucleosidase — protein MLKYLLLAFAFLIQPAYAQRYKTRPVTGLLGAFGAEVALVKQSLKKPKEVVVDGIVFTTGQLGKQRVVVAETGIGKVNAAMTTALLLDHFRPRRVLFTGIAGGTNPDLQPGDIVIASRTAHHDYSSVTDKNTPVRQTRDAITRQFNPLYFPADSTLLGLAQRVSGAVTLEGIPLADGGVSNRPVRVMTGTVVTGDVFVASAAKGVSLRTDFGADATEMEGAAVAQVCYQLQVPHLIIRSLSDRADAEAHIAYDKFYPTAARNSAKLVLAIVQGL, from the coding sequence ATGCTCAAATACCTGCTACTCGCTTTCGCCTTTCTCATTCAGCCCGCTTACGCACAACGCTACAAAACCCGGCCCGTGACGGGCTTGCTGGGGGCGTTTGGGGCGGAGGTCGCGCTGGTGAAGCAGTCGCTGAAAAAGCCGAAAGAGGTTGTTGTAGACGGTATCGTGTTCACAACCGGACAATTAGGGAAGCAACGCGTCGTGGTGGCCGAAACGGGAATCGGTAAGGTGAATGCCGCCATGACAACGGCCCTGTTGCTCGACCACTTCCGGCCCCGGCGGGTGCTGTTTACCGGTATCGCGGGCGGCACTAATCCCGATCTGCAACCCGGCGACATCGTTATCGCCAGCCGCACGGCCCACCACGATTACAGTTCGGTTACCGATAAAAATACGCCTGTCCGGCAAACGCGCGACGCCATCACCCGGCAGTTCAATCCGCTGTATTTTCCGGCCGATTCGACCCTGCTGGGGCTGGCGCAGCGGGTGAGCGGTGCCGTAACATTGGAGGGAATTCCCCTGGCCGACGGTGGAGTGTCGAACCGGCCGGTGCGGGTGATGACGGGTACGGTTGTGACGGGCGACGTGTTTGTGGCGTCGGCGGCAAAGGGAGTTAGCCTGCGGACGGACTTCGGTGCCGATGCGACCGAAATGGAAGGCGCGGCCGTAGCGCAGGTATGCTATCAGCTTCAGGTACCGCACCTCATTATCCGCAGCCTGAGCGACCGCGCCGATGCCGAAGCGCACATCGCCTACGACAAATTTTACCCGACAGCTGCCCGCAATTCGGCCAAACTCGTGCTGGCTATCGTGCAGGGATTATAG
- a CDS encoding homoserine O-acetyltransferase family protein has protein sequence MSAPSTIHYFDYKYSFPLESGATLPGFRLAYTTQGTLRQENGQSNVVWICHALTGNANVSDWWGGMVGAGKFFDPEKHFIVCANVLGSCYGSSGPLSENPATGEPFYHDFPVVTVRDIVNSLDLLRQELGIDRIHTCIGGSLGGEQALEWAIDQPDLIQRLILIASGAVASPWCIAFNEAQRMAIEADPTWTERRADAGAMGMKAARAMAMISYRNYDTYGFTQALDNNEQLDDYKAATYQRYQGDKIVDRYNAFTYRLLSKVMDSHNVGRNRGSIPQALGRVKSRTLVVGIRSDLLFPPSEQQFLARHIPNASYQEIDSLYGHDGFLIEFRPLTALIRTWTASLDVAQPGTVRTNPA, from the coding sequence ATGTCTGCTCCATCGACGATACACTACTTCGACTACAAATATTCGTTTCCACTGGAATCGGGCGCAACGCTGCCGGGTTTTCGGCTGGCCTACACCACGCAGGGAACGCTGCGGCAGGAAAACGGCCAGTCGAACGTGGTGTGGATCTGCCACGCCCTGACGGGCAATGCCAATGTGAGCGACTGGTGGGGCGGGATGGTCGGCGCGGGTAAATTTTTTGATCCGGAAAAGCACTTTATCGTGTGCGCCAACGTGCTGGGCTCCTGCTACGGTTCGTCGGGGCCACTATCGGAGAATCCGGCCACCGGAGAGCCGTTTTACCACGACTTCCCCGTCGTGACCGTGCGGGACATCGTAAACAGCCTCGACCTGTTACGGCAGGAACTGGGTATCGACCGTATCCATACCTGCATTGGCGGGTCGTTGGGGGGTGAGCAGGCCTTGGAATGGGCGATCGACCAGCCCGACCTGATTCAGCGCCTGATTCTGATTGCGTCGGGCGCGGTGGCGTCGCCCTGGTGCATTGCCTTCAACGAAGCGCAGCGAATGGCCATCGAAGCCGACCCCACCTGGACCGAACGACGCGCCGACGCCGGGGCAATGGGTATGAAAGCCGCCCGCGCTATGGCCATGATTTCGTACCGCAACTACGACACCTACGGCTTTACGCAGGCCCTCGACAACAACGAACAACTCGACGATTACAAAGCCGCGACGTACCAGCGGTATCAGGGCGACAAGATCGTGGACCGGTACAACGCCTTTACCTACCGGCTGCTGTCGAAGGTGATGGACTCGCACAACGTCGGGCGGAACCGGGGCAGCATACCGCAGGCGCTGGGCCGGGTAAAATCGCGCACGCTGGTTGTCGGCATCCGCTCTGATCTGCTGTTTCCCCCATCGGAGCAGCAGTTTCTGGCCCGGCACATCCCCAACGCATCGTACCAGGAAATCGACTCGCTTTACGGCCACGACGGCTTTCTGATTGAGTTTCGACCGCTGACGGCCCTGATCCGTACCTGGACAGCGTCCCTCGACGTGGCCCAACCGGGCACCGTACGTACAAACCCGGCCTGA
- a CDS encoding tetratricopeptide repeat protein: MLELTALTAFVGYIIYLRYYADQRTAAQKEADRLRDGINLYDGGQTADALAYFNAALAEQPKSSVAYLYRARIYHDLGDPAAALTDLNRGKSYDDTVSELHLETGKIHYEQGDYEQAFTDFDKAVFHNSTDLPEPYRWRGMAGQKLRRTDLSRSDLERADTLANAATVPIGGEPAPTAFFDRRFVLHMGLVVLTSTLLLLIIKRSNVIHWPYLAAAIVGVLIGFLETRKGWALAIEQALLLWLGYTFVLGPAVGGHRQDLENFSLYGSIGLTFIGSLLGSVIKRAQG, encoded by the coding sequence ATGCTGGAACTAACCGCCCTGACCGCTTTTGTCGGTTATATTATTTACCTGCGTTACTACGCCGATCAGCGGACGGCCGCCCAAAAAGAAGCCGACCGTCTCCGCGATGGAATCAATCTGTACGATGGTGGACAGACGGCGGATGCACTGGCGTATTTCAACGCGGCTCTGGCGGAGCAGCCCAAATCGAGCGTGGCGTATCTGTACCGGGCCCGGATTTACCACGATCTGGGTGATCCGGCAGCAGCATTGACCGACCTGAACCGGGGGAAAAGCTACGACGACACCGTGTCTGAGCTGCATCTGGAAACGGGTAAAATCCATTACGAACAGGGCGACTACGAGCAGGCATTCACCGATTTCGACAAAGCCGTTTTTCATAACAGCACCGATCTGCCCGAACCATACCGATGGCGGGGTATGGCGGGGCAGAAGCTGCGCCGTACCGATCTGAGCCGTAGTGATCTGGAACGGGCCGATACACTGGCAAACGCGGCAACCGTACCGATTGGCGGTGAACCCGCACCCACCGCTTTTTTCGATCGGCGGTTCGTGCTGCACATGGGGCTGGTCGTGCTGACGAGTACGCTGCTGCTGCTGATTATCAAGCGCAGCAATGTCATTCACTGGCCGTATCTGGCAGCCGCCATTGTGGGTGTGCTGATCGGCTTTCTGGAAACCCGCAAAGGGTGGGCGCTGGCTATCGAGCAGGCGCTGCTACTCTGGCTGGGGTACACGTTTGTGCTGGGTCCGGCTGTGGGTGGACACCGGCAGGATCTCGAAAATTTTAGCCTGTACGGCTCCATCGGTCTGACATTCATCGGCAGTCTGTTGGGTAGTGTCATCAAACGGGCGCAGGGCTGA
- a CDS encoding glycoside hydrolase family 1 protein encodes MPSTLSVSTTGNPFRSFWWAGYECTDQLNAFGNRVDFLPLTGHLQLIQQDYEDLKQFDLRTVREGIRWSQVEKTAYQYDWRTVESMLAEGHRQGIQQVWDLCHFGYPDDLTPLHPMFARRFAALGRAFVRFYRDLYPDEPLIVTPINEVSFMSWLGGDARGTSPYCTKQGWEVKRGLMRGYIECVAAMREIDPSIRILTTEPLVHIVPPLPATKAERDRAAEGHNNQFQSVDMLAGRISPELGGSPEFLDILGFNYYYNNQWISGTHTFLGWADAVPDPRWVPLRKLLIEAHDRYKRPIALTETSHPGIDRPQWIRMIGQECAAALLAGVPLWGVCLYPIVDRPDWDHLTPWHKSGLWDADLSTTPPGRVLYQPYADALLQAQAEVAPLLPVAEQLLI; translated from the coding sequence ATGCCCTCAACGTTATCTGTATCGACCACCGGGAATCCATTTCGTTCGTTCTGGTGGGCCGGTTACGAGTGTACCGATCAACTCAACGCTTTTGGTAATCGCGTCGATTTTCTGCCCCTGACGGGCCACCTGCAACTCATTCAGCAGGATTACGAAGACCTGAAACAGTTCGACCTGCGTACCGTCCGGGAAGGCATCCGCTGGAGTCAGGTCGAAAAAACGGCGTATCAGTACGACTGGCGCACGGTCGAGTCGATGCTTGCCGAAGGCCACCGGCAGGGTATTCAACAAGTTTGGGACTTGTGCCACTTCGGCTACCCCGACGACCTGACACCCCTGCACCCGATGTTTGCCCGGCGCTTTGCCGCGCTGGGTCGGGCATTCGTTCGATTTTACCGCGACCTGTATCCCGACGAGCCGCTGATTGTAACGCCGATCAACGAAGTGAGTTTCATGTCGTGGCTGGGTGGCGATGCCCGCGGCACATCGCCGTACTGCACGAAACAGGGCTGGGAAGTGAAGCGCGGACTGATGCGCGGCTACATCGAGTGCGTGGCGGCCATGCGCGAAATCGACCCGTCGATTCGTATTCTGACCACCGAACCATTGGTGCATATCGTGCCACCTTTGCCGGCCACCAAAGCCGAACGGGACAGAGCCGCCGAAGGGCACAATAACCAGTTTCAGTCCGTCGATATGTTGGCGGGTCGGATTTCGCCCGAGCTGGGCGGGTCGCCTGAATTTCTGGATATTCTGGGCTTCAACTATTATTACAACAATCAGTGGATCAGCGGTACGCACACGTTCCTGGGCTGGGCCGACGCCGTGCCCGACCCGCGCTGGGTACCGCTGCGGAAACTGCTGATCGAAGCCCACGATCGCTACAAACGACCCATCGCCCTAACCGAAACCAGCCACCCCGGTATTGACCGGCCGCAGTGGATTCGGATGATCGGGCAGGAATGCGCAGCTGCTTTACTCGCGGGCGTACCGCTGTGGGGCGTCTGCCTGTATCCAATTGTCGACCGGCCCGATTGGGATCACCTCACGCCCTGGCACAAGTCGGGCCTGTGGGATGCTGACTTGTCGACAACCCCGCCGGGGCGCGTGCTCTACCAACCCTATGCCGATGCGCTGTTGCAGGCGCAGGCCGAAGTGGCTCCGCTGCTGCCCGTAGCCGAGCAATTGCTGATCTGA